A genomic window from Cloacibacillus evryensis DSM 19522 includes:
- a CDS encoding Helicase associated domain protein, translating into MISLFAHNQIAYSSALSMLNDTGKAAVVHPTGTGKSFIGFKLAEDHPDASICWLSPSEYIFRTQMENLRATGAEVPDNILFFTYAKLMLMPEEELSAIRPSYIILDEFHRCGAQMWGGGVERLLAMYPQAPVLGLSATNIRYLDNQRDMADELFDGNIASEMTLGEAIVRGILAPPTYVVSIYSCEKDLVKYQSRIKGAKTKAVRDEAQKRLDALRRALEKAEGLDIVFEKHMTDRHGKYLLFCSSVEHLNEIAAHVPQWFAKAAAGASGDAGLTDGANIHLYKAYADDPETSKAFAAFKTDDSDALKLLLCIDMLNEGVHIDDIAGVILFRPTVSPIVYKQQIGRALSAGNNKKTVIIDVVNNIENLYSVSAIQEEMRSIIDCYRAAGDEDKIVNDSFTIIDEVKDSRRLFNELEESLSASWETMFGYARAYYLKQGNLYIPKRYKTKEGYSLGSWLNTQRLVYAGKIPGVLGKERTAKLESIGMSWKNRYDLSWERYYKALCAYKYQNGNIDVQANYVTPEGLDLGKWICNLRQAKSGGRRGYYLTDERIAALGKLGMIWDKLDYLWEQNYLACAEYYMRHHDLNIPANHASENGLRIGAWLRRMRKIRSGRLNGSAPLTKEQIARLDAIHMNWVDTRTRQWEYGYQQAAAHHKEFGTLDVAAGYVNKNGFPLGEWLRNHTDLNTKTGRTSIKVTPERRAKLDKLGFKWTVEDSWQKRIAACEEYLKGHGDLDVPANYVTDGIWLGKWLYECRRAYRGETDGKRLTKEQMRQLEKLGMDWRTASERAWAERYETAARLFKTGSDTNTGQGGKTEERAKISQWIARQRTLHIQGKLTREQIEMLNTLNAAKTMRQRNSERGTV; encoded by the coding sequence ATGATATCGCTGTTTGCCCACAACCAAATAGCCTATAGCTCCGCCCTCTCCATGCTCAACGACACCGGCAAGGCCGCCGTCGTCCACCCCACCGGCACCGGCAAGTCTTTCATCGGCTTCAAGCTCGCGGAGGATCATCCGGATGCCTCTATCTGCTGGCTTTCTCCCTCGGAGTATATTTTCAGGACACAGATGGAGAATCTAAGGGCGACTGGCGCGGAGGTCCCTGATAATATTCTCTTCTTCACCTACGCGAAGCTGATGCTTATGCCGGAGGAGGAGCTTTCCGCTATTCGTCCCTCCTATATCATCCTCGACGAGTTCCACCGCTGCGGCGCGCAGATGTGGGGCGGCGGCGTGGAACGGCTGCTTGCCATGTATCCGCAAGCCCCCGTCCTCGGTCTCTCGGCTACCAACATCCGCTACCTCGACAACCAGCGTGACATGGCCGACGAACTATTCGACGGCAATATAGCCTCCGAAATGACCTTGGGCGAAGCGATCGTGCGCGGCATTTTGGCCCCGCCGACCTATGTCGTCTCGATCTACTCCTGCGAAAAAGATCTGGTAAAATACCAGTCCCGCATCAAAGGCGCGAAAACCAAAGCGGTGCGCGACGAAGCCCAAAAACGTCTCGACGCCTTGAGACGCGCGCTGGAAAAAGCGGAAGGGCTGGACATCGTCTTCGAAAAGCACATGACCGATAGGCATGGCAAATACCTGCTCTTCTGTTCAAGCGTCGAGCATCTGAACGAAATAGCGGCCCATGTGCCGCAGTGGTTCGCCAAAGCCGCCGCCGGCGCAAGCGGTGACGCCGGCCTTACTGACGGCGCGAACATACATCTATATAAAGCCTACGCCGACGACCCCGAGACCAGCAAAGCCTTCGCCGCCTTCAAGACGGACGACAGCGACGCTTTAAAGCTTCTCTTGTGCATAGACATGCTCAACGAGGGCGTCCACATCGACGACATAGCCGGTGTTATCCTCTTCCGCCCCACAGTCTCCCCCATCGTCTACAAACAGCAGATCGGCAGAGCCTTATCCGCCGGGAACAACAAAAAGACCGTCATCATCGACGTCGTCAACAATATAGAGAACCTCTACAGCGTCTCCGCCATCCAGGAGGAGATGCGTTCGATCATCGACTGCTACAGAGCCGCGGGAGACGAAGATAAGATCGTAAACGACTCCTTCACCATCATCGACGAGGTGAAGGACAGCCGCCGCCTCTTCAACGAACTTGAAGAGAGCCTCTCCGCCTCATGGGAGACGATGTTCGGATATGCAAGGGCCTATTACCTGAAACAGGGAAACCTCTACATACCCAAACGCTATAAGACAAAAGAGGGATACTCCCTCGGCTCCTGGCTCAACACACAGAGACTCGTCTATGCCGGAAAGATACCGGGCGTACTCGGCAAAGAGCGGACAGCCAAACTTGAGAGCATCGGCATGAGCTGGAAAAACCGCTACGACCTCTCGTGGGAGAGATACTACAAAGCGCTCTGCGCATACAAATACCAGAACGGCAACATCGACGTCCAGGCAAACTACGTGACGCCGGAGGGCCTTGACCTCGGCAAATGGATATGCAATCTGCGCCAGGCGAAAAGCGGCGGCCGCAGAGGTTACTACCTCACCGATGAACGTATCGCGGCGCTGGGCAAGCTCGGCATGATCTGGGACAAACTCGACTACCTATGGGAGCAAAACTACCTCGCCTGCGCCGAATACTACATGAGGCATCACGACCTCAACATACCGGCGAACCACGCCTCCGAAAACGGCCTGCGCATCGGGGCCTGGCTGAGAAGAATGCGCAAAATAAGAAGCGGCAGGCTCAACGGCTCCGCGCCTCTGACTAAGGAACAGATAGCTCGGCTGGACGCGATACATATGAACTGGGTCGACACCCGCACGCGGCAATGGGAATACGGCTATCAACAGGCCGCCGCCCACCATAAAGAATTCGGCACTCTTGACGTGGCCGCCGGATACGTCAACAAAAACGGCTTCCCGCTCGGCGAGTGGCTGCGAAACCACACTGACCTCAATACAAAAACGGGACGCACATCGATAAAAGTCACGCCGGAACGCCGCGCGAAACTCGACAAACTCGGTTTCAAATGGACCGTCGAAGACTCCTGGCAGAAGCGCATCGCTGCCTGCGAAGAATACCTCAAAGGACACGGCGACCTCGACGTCCCCGCCAACTACGTTACCGATGGCATCTGGCTCGGCAAATGGCTCTACGAATGCCGGCGCGCCTACCGCGGCGAAACAGATGGCAAGAGGCTGACCAAAGAACAGATGCGACAGTTGGAAAAACTGGGCATGGACTGGCGCACCGCCTCGGAACGCGCCTGGGCCGAAAGATATGAAACCGCCGCTCGCCTGTTCAAAACCGGGAGCGACACAAATACCGGACAAGGCGGCAAGACAGAAGAGAGAGCCAAGATCAGCCAATGGATCGCGCGTCAGAGGACTCTTCACATACAGGGCAAGCTGACACGTGAACAGATAGAGATGTTGAACACGCTGAATGCGGCAAAGACGATGAGGCAAAGAAATTCAGAGAGAGGAACGGTCTAA
- a CDS encoding sugar transferase — MLAVAAIVKADSKGAVLFWQKRVGIHKTTFMMPKFRTMYVDTPANMPTHMLNDPDKWITGCGKFLRKTSLDELPQIWCIFTGQMSVIGPRPALWNQYDLIAERDKYGANDIRPGLTGWAQINGRDELPIEVKARYDGEYVKKMSFLFDCKCFFGTIACVLKKEGVVEGGTGTIAQKELHRHG, encoded by the coding sequence ATGTTGGCAGTTGCCGCAATCGTAAAGGCAGACTCCAAAGGTGCTGTACTCTTTTGGCAGAAACGTGTCGGCATACATAAAACAACATTCATGATGCCAAAGTTCAGAACAATGTACGTTGATACTCCCGCTAATATGCCGACCCATATGCTAAATGATCCCGATAAATGGATAACTGGATGCGGAAAATTCTTGCGCAAAACGAGCCTTGATGAATTACCGCAGATTTGGTGCATTTTTACTGGGCAAATGTCCGTCATTGGCCCGCGCCCCGCGCTCTGGAACCAATACGACCTCATCGCCGAACGCGACAAATACGGAGCCAACGACATCCGTCCCGGCCTCACCGGCTGGGCGCAGATAAACGGCCGCGACGAACTGCCGATAGAGGTAAAGGCCAGATACGACGGCGAATACGTAAAGAAAATGAGCTTCCTCTTCGACTGCAAATGCTTCTTCGGCACCATCGCCTGCGTGCTGAAAAAAGAGGGCGTTGTCGAGGGCGGCACGGGAACAATTGCGCAAAAGGAATTACATCGGCATGGATAA
- a CDS encoding glycosyltransferase family 4 protein produces MAFKEKELIGKVMKIMYLTAEGFDTPNPNNQLVMTMLDDFLSYGIGVYLVQSHKTGTYDDIPNCLKDKAGLTYDIIQRPVINKTNFIKRYLDELKYLWRAKKRWEIGGRDVDLILLQSNPTSVFYIFLLKHILKKPIVYSVFDIFPGSAYEIGVVKQRWVYQIFYEIQKLAYRWSSIIVVPGDDMKDTLTSIGVPEYKICVIPNWYDDRSVSEIKDADNRFFQENNIEKTGQFIVQFAGTLGYVLDFQTIIDVAELLKNDSDIVFHIIGDGNMRKRYFEKIKQSTLTNIKTFPWQRIEIIQDVYSGCDVCLIPLKRGVIETGFPSKSTLLMACRRVVISSVPENTKYYQMINNNNIGIAVPIGQPQKLAEVIRYLRNHPEQITKIENKAQEYSKKYFSRTCNVPKFIHLFEELCASEVEKNV; encoded by the coding sequence TTGGCTTTTAAAGAAAAAGAGCTGATTGGTAAAGTCATGAAGATAATGTATTTAACGGCAGAAGGTTTTGATACTCCCAATCCTAATAATCAACTAGTAATGACAATGCTGGACGATTTCCTTTCATATGGCATTGGCGTGTATCTTGTGCAAAGCCATAAAACCGGCACATACGATGACATTCCCAATTGTTTAAAAGATAAAGCAGGCCTGACCTATGACATCATTCAGCGCCCTGTAATCAACAAGACAAATTTCATAAAACGGTATCTGGACGAATTAAAGTATTTATGGCGTGCAAAAAAAAGATGGGAAATAGGCGGAAGAGATGTGGATTTAATTCTACTACAATCCAACCCAACTAGTGTTTTTTATATTTTTCTGTTAAAGCATATATTGAAAAAACCGATTGTATATAGCGTATTTGATATCTTTCCTGGCAGTGCCTACGAAATAGGTGTAGTTAAGCAGAGATGGGTTTATCAAATATTTTATGAAATCCAAAAATTAGCTTACCGTTGGAGCAGCATCATTGTTGTCCCAGGGGATGATATGAAGGACACTTTAACTTCAATAGGTGTGCCAGAATACAAAATTTGTGTGATTCCTAATTGGTATGACGATCGTTCTGTGTCTGAGATAAAAGATGCCGATAATCGATTTTTTCAGGAGAATAACATCGAGAAAACAGGCCAATTTATTGTTCAATTTGCCGGTACGCTAGGCTATGTGCTTGATTTTCAAACTATCATTGATGTTGCCGAGTTACTAAAAAACGATTCCGATATTGTTTTTCATATTATTGGGGATGGAAATATGCGGAAGCGTTACTTTGAAAAAATTAAACAAAGTACGTTGACTAACATTAAGACATTTCCATGGCAAAGAATAGAAATTATTCAAGACGTATACAGTGGTTGTGATGTTTGCCTAATTCCTCTGAAAAGAGGTGTCATTGAAACCGGCTTTCCGAGCAAATCCACATTACTTATGGCTTGCCGGCGTGTTGTTATAAGTTCTGTACCAGAAAATACAAAATATTATCAAATGATTAACAATAATAATATTGGGATTGCTGTTCCAATCGGACAACCACAAAAATTAGCTGAAGTCATCAGGTATTTACGAAATCATCCTGAACAGATTACAAAAATTGAAAATAAGGCACAAGAATACAGCAAAAAATATTTTTCAAGAACATGTAATGTTCCCAAGTTTATCCACCTTTTTGAAGAGCTATGTGCAAGTGAGGTTGAGAAGAATGTTTGA
- a CDS encoding polysaccharide biosynthesis protein: MFEGKVLLITGGTGSFGHAVLDRFLSSNIAEIRIFSRDEKKQDDMRRCYQNDKIKYYIGDVRDPYSLDSAVLGVDYIFHAAALKQVPSCEFFPIEAVKTNVLGTENVLNNAIAHGVKKVVCLSTDKAAYPVNAMGISKAMMEKTFVAKSRTINPEATSICGTRYGNVMCSRGSVIPLFINQIKCGQALTVTDPHMTRYIMSLKEAVDLVVYAFLHARSGDIMIQKAPSCYIGDLALAIRLLFNADNEIVTIGTRHGEKRYEVLMTKEEAAKAEDLGSFFRIPSDNRNLNYEHMESGSHAITEADEYNSQNTVILTIEQIAEKLKEIPEVQKELITWSK, encoded by the coding sequence ATGTTTGAAGGAAAGGTACTGCTAATAACAGGGGGTACAGGCTCTTTTGGTCATGCCGTTTTGGATCGCTTTTTGTCCTCCAATATTGCAGAAATAAGGATTTTTTCACGCGACGAAAAAAAGCAAGACGATATGCGCCGCTGCTATCAAAACGATAAAATTAAGTATTACATTGGTGATGTTCGCGATCCCTATAGCCTAGACAGTGCGGTGCTGGGTGTTGACTATATTTTTCATGCGGCTGCGTTAAAACAGGTTCCATCGTGCGAGTTTTTTCCAATTGAAGCTGTAAAAACAAATGTGCTTGGAACAGAAAATGTGCTCAACAACGCTATTGCACATGGCGTAAAAAAAGTTGTGTGTTTGTCTACAGATAAGGCAGCATATCCTGTCAACGCGATGGGGATATCAAAGGCAATGATGGAAAAAACGTTTGTGGCAAAATCACGCACCATTAATCCCGAAGCTACATCCATTTGCGGCACCAGATACGGCAACGTAATGTGCTCTCGTGGCAGTGTTATTCCACTTTTCATCAATCAAATCAAATGTGGCCAAGCGTTGACTGTAACGGACCCACACATGACACGCTACATAATGTCACTGAAAGAGGCCGTTGACTTGGTGGTTTATGCTTTTTTACATGCACGATCAGGCGATATCATGATTCAAAAAGCACCTTCATGTTATATAGGTGATTTAGCTCTCGCTATCAGGTTGTTATTTAATGCTGACAATGAGATAGTGACTATTGGCACTCGACATGGCGAAAAAAGATATGAGGTGCTAATGACAAAAGAGGAAGCCGCAAAAGCTGAAGATTTAGGTTCTTTCTTTCGTATTCCCTCTGATAATCGCAATCTAAATTATGAACATATGGAATCCGGCTCACATGCAATCACAGAGGCGGATGAATATAACTCACAGAATACAGTTATTTTAACTATTGAGCAGATTGCGGAAAAGCTTAAGGAGATTCCCGAAGTCCAAAAAGAGCTCATAACGTGGAGTAAATAA
- a CDS encoding dTDP-4-dehydrorhamnose reductase family protein translates to MKVLVLGCNGMAGHVVSLHLQDNGFNVTGLARSQKIGVPTIICDVTDFAKLQTIIGDGNYDVVINCVGILNHYAQEHKGNAVLINAYLPHYLAELTADTKTQVIQISTDCVFSGQRGKYKETDICDGQTFYDRSKALGEIIDNKNLTIRTSIIGPDLNPDGIGLLNWFMQQDGPVYGYTKAIWTGQTTLQLAKTIEQAIIQKLAGLHHLVPEMQISKYNLLLLCNKYIRKNSIKILPDENILIDKSLVRGEDSFKYSIPGYETMIPELVSWISKHRSLYPHYEIKE, encoded by the coding sequence ATGAAGGTTTTGGTATTAGGATGTAATGGAATGGCAGGGCATGTAGTATCGCTACATCTGCAGGATAACGGGTTTAATGTAACAGGTTTGGCGCGCTCCCAAAAAATTGGTGTTCCTACAATTATTTGTGATGTGACTGATTTTGCCAAACTTCAAACCATCATTGGTGACGGAAATTATGATGTAGTTATCAATTGTGTAGGTATTCTTAATCATTATGCACAGGAACATAAGGGAAATGCCGTGCTGATTAACGCGTATCTACCACATTATCTGGCAGAACTGACAGCAGATACGAAAACACAGGTCATACAGATAAGCACAGACTGTGTTTTTTCTGGACAGCGAGGAAAATATAAAGAAACAGATATTTGTGACGGACAGACATTTTACGACAGGAGCAAAGCTTTAGGAGAAATCATTGACAATAAAAATTTGACCATTCGCACTTCGATTATAGGACCTGACTTGAATCCTGATGGAATTGGATTGCTCAACTGGTTCATGCAGCAGGATGGGCCGGTTTATGGCTATACAAAAGCAATTTGGACGGGGCAAACTACATTACAATTGGCAAAAACGATAGAACAGGCAATAATTCAAAAACTAGCGGGGCTACACCATTTAGTCCCGGAAATGCAAATTTCAAAATATAATTTGCTACTCCTTTGCAACAAATATATTCGTAAAAACTCTATAAAAATTTTGCCAGATGAAAATATCCTCATAGATAAGTCACTTGTACGAGGAGAAGACTCTTTCAAGTACTCTATCCCCGGTTATGAGACAATGATTCCTGAGCTTGTTAGTTGGATTAGTAAACATAGAAGTCTATATCCACATTATGAGATCAAAGAGTAA
- a CDS encoding glycosyltransferase family 1 protein — protein sequence MLQILHTIPALDGGGADRILYDYCIRMSDVIHFDFIVHTENQGILEQELQNIGCRIFHIQPLHTNARAYCSNIKNIIKNGKYDIIHVSQGYRGLIMIFYAKKYGIKVRIAHSHMAYIPESIKEHVVRKISTFFVKRYATHLFACGKDAAIWMWGREAYTSGKVHIMTNAIDTERFKYSEEKRDKIRAELRLEDKFVIGNVARFSYQKNHEFLIRVFAEVKKIRKDAVLMLIGRGELEADIKNQVSVLGLNDSVIFMGVRNDVSELLNTMDVFVLPSRYEGLPVTLIEVQANGLPVLVADTVTKEIYINNNVAYLPLSINCWVDAIICSSTKTRFNNGSELVKNAGYDITLESLGLLQHYKELHDGTNSQ from the coding sequence ATGTTACAAATTTTACATACTATACCTGCACTTGACGGCGGTGGCGCTGACCGTATCTTATACGATTATTGTATCAGAATGTCAGACGTCATTCATTTTGATTTTATTGTTCATACCGAAAACCAAGGCATCCTTGAACAAGAACTGCAAAATATAGGATGCCGGATATTTCATATTCAGCCTCTTCACACAAATGCTCGCGCATATTGCTCTAATATTAAAAATATTATAAAAAATGGAAAATATGACATTATACATGTTTCACAAGGATATAGAGGATTGATAATGATATTTTATGCAAAAAAATATGGAATCAAGGTTCGCATCGCTCATTCCCATATGGCGTATATTCCAGAGTCAATAAAAGAACATGTGGTTAGAAAAATATCCACGTTTTTCGTAAAACGATACGCAACACATCTATTCGCCTGTGGCAAAGACGCAGCAATTTGGATGTGGGGGAGGGAAGCCTATACTTCTGGCAAGGTACATATTATGACAAATGCTATAGATACCGAACGCTTTAAATATTCAGAAGAAAAAAGAGACAAAATTCGTGCCGAGCTAAGACTGGAAGATAAATTTGTTATCGGCAATGTGGCACGTTTTTCATATCAAAAAAATCATGAGTTCCTGATAAGGGTTTTCGCCGAAGTTAAAAAAATCAGGAAAGATGCTGTTTTGATGCTTATTGGTAGAGGAGAACTGGAAGCGGACATAAAAAACCAAGTTTCGGTATTAGGGTTAAACGATTCCGTCATTTTTATGGGTGTGCGAAACGATGTATCGGAGCTACTGAATACCATGGATGTTTTTGTGTTGCCATCAAGATACGAGGGACTTCCTGTCACACTGATTGAAGTACAGGCAAACGGACTACCAGTACTTGTCGCGGATACTGTCACAAAAGAAATATATATCAATAATAATGTCGCTTATTTGCCGCTCAGTATAAACTGTTGGGTTGATGCTATTATATGTAGCTCTACAAAGACAAGATTTAATAATGGTTCTGAATTAGTAAAAAATGCAGGCTATGACATAACCCTAGAAAGCCTTGGGCTATTACAGCATTATAAGGAATTGCATGATGGAACAAATTCACAATAA
- a CDS encoding oligosaccharide flippase family protein, translated as MKFFLRLQPYNSIVIKNTSMLYLFSIASLVFPLLTLPYLTRVLSIEYYGISAYVKSCMAYFTVFLEFGFLLSATRDIVNANNDCQMMSQIVGAVTMAKVLLSAAALFAMLAIFPFLPILGNNKLFTLLSFCAIAINALIPDYLFRGLNAMEVITYRFIVCKAISVLLTFVLVKDDSDFLLIPLLDFGSSILALALSIGCMHKRNISLPLVSIKLALSTMIKSFTYFISDFATTAFSALCTILIGLYLNITDVAYWSLSITLVGAAQSLFSPIMNGIYPYMVSTRDLSLIKKILAIFLPMITLACLIACLYAPQLLYFVSGEKYIAAAPIFRMLLPLVLISFPGMLCGWPSLGAINRAKEVSITSSCAVIFQIISLIILITNNHFNIINIVIVRTMTETILFITRWFFCYRYRKEFTNYARKDNI; from the coding sequence ATGAAGTTTTTTTTAAGATTACAACCATACAATTCTATCGTAATAAAAAACACATCCATGCTCTATCTGTTCAGCATAGCAAGCTTAGTGTTTCCGTTATTGACGCTGCCCTATCTGACACGAGTATTAAGCATCGAATATTACGGCATCAGCGCCTATGTTAAATCCTGCATGGCGTATTTTACTGTGTTCCTTGAGTTCGGCTTCCTGCTGTCGGCAACAAGAGACATCGTAAACGCAAACAACGATTGTCAGATGATGTCGCAAATCGTCGGAGCCGTTACAATGGCAAAAGTTCTTCTCTCCGCAGCCGCCCTCTTTGCGATGCTTGCTATATTTCCATTTCTTCCAATATTGGGCAACAATAAACTATTTACTTTACTGTCCTTCTGCGCAATCGCCATTAACGCTCTAATTCCTGATTATCTCTTCCGTGGGCTAAACGCCATGGAAGTCATCACCTATCGTTTTATCGTATGTAAGGCAATATCCGTTCTGCTTACATTCGTCCTTGTAAAAGACGATTCTGATTTCCTTCTGATTCCGCTGCTTGATTTCGGCAGTTCGATACTGGCATTAGCTTTAAGTATAGGATGCATGCACAAAAGAAATATTTCCCTGCCTCTAGTTTCTATAAAACTTGCCTTATCAACAATGATTAAAAGTTTTACTTATTTTATCTCCGATTTTGCAACGACCGCGTTTAGCGCATTATGTACCATCCTTATTGGCCTCTATCTTAATATCACAGATGTAGCGTATTGGAGCCTCAGTATAACGCTGGTCGGTGCGGCGCAATCGCTTTTTAGCCCTATTATGAACGGCATCTATCCATATATGGTTTCAACGCGAGATTTGTCATTGATAAAAAAGATACTGGCTATTTTCCTGCCAATGATTACTCTTGCATGCCTCATTGCGTGTTTGTACGCTCCACAGTTGCTGTATTTCGTTAGCGGAGAGAAATACATAGCTGCGGCCCCCATTTTCAGGATGCTTTTACCGTTGGTATTAATTTCGTTTCCTGGGATGTTGTGTGGTTGGCCTTCACTTGGAGCGATAAACAGAGCAAAAGAAGTATCAATAACTTCTTCCTGTGCGGTTATTTTTCAAATTATATCTCTGATTATATTAATAACAAATAATCATTTTAACATTATCAACATAGTAATTGTTCGAACAATGACAGAAACCATACTTTTTATTACACGTTGGTTTTTCTGTTATCGATATAGAAAAGAATTCACAAACTACGCTAGAAAGGACAATATATAA
- a CDS encoding LicD family protein — MTHKPLTLEDLHDVQLDMMIKLDTFCNTHKIQYSLADGTLLGAIRHKGFIPWDDDVDIYMPRDDYERFIQYEEISSEYKIVSHNSHKEYYHPFTYCNVTDSKTVMIENLMSTATGKGVFLDIFPLDGLPDEKINLYRHLRKLQFMNFLLCYSNIRYPKITNLKQVIKACAMVYCHKFIIKEKQIMLIENLAKKYSYLNSTYVSPCSFLPIFPSFEHFIFRKENFNIFINHSFENVYLKIPIGYHSILSTEYGDYMTPPPPEKQTGHHEIIYKWRK; from the coding sequence ATGACACACAAACCGTTAACTTTAGAAGACTTGCATGATGTACAGCTTGATATGATGATCAAATTAGATACGTTTTGCAATACTCATAAGATTCAATATAGTTTAGCCGATGGCACCTTGCTTGGAGCAATACGGCATAAAGGTTTTATTCCATGGGATGATGACGTAGATATTTATATGCCTCGAGATGACTATGAAAGATTCATTCAATATGAGGAAATTTCTTCTGAATACAAAATAGTTTCTCATAACAGTCACAAAGAATACTATCACCCGTTTACATATTGTAATGTTACTGATTCTAAAACTGTAATGATCGAGAATTTAATGAGCACCGCCACAGGAAAAGGCGTGTTTTTAGATATTTTTCCCTTAGATGGGCTTCCTGACGAAAAAATAAATTTATACAGACATCTACGAAAATTACAGTTTATGAATTTTTTACTATGTTACTCAAATATTAGATACCCTAAGATAACCAATTTAAAACAAGTTATAAAAGCTTGCGCTATGGTTTATTGTCATAAGTTTATTATAAAGGAAAAACAAATTATGTTGATAGAAAACTTAGCTAAAAAATATTCTTATTTAAACAGCACATATGTATCTCCATGTTCTTTTCTTCCAATCTTTCCCTCTTTTGAACATTTTATATTTAGGAAAGAAAACTTTAATATTTTTATCAATCATTCATTTGAAAATGTATATTTAAAGATTCCAATTGGATATCATTCCATTTTATCAACGGAATATGGTGATTATATGACACCACCTCCGCCGGAAAAACAAACAGGACATCATGAAATTATATATAAGTGGAGAAAATAA
- a CDS encoding CTP--phosphocholine cytidylyltransferase, which translates to MLTQDEFSILRFVYETPLCSPKEIAETTHLPFDSIEKTLNLMCERGYIADGRITDTGMAALEPYRVKRAIFLAAGFGSRLVPITFNTPKPLVRVNGMRMIDTLLDAVVAADIPEIIVVRGYLSEQFDQLRYKYPRIQFIENPGYNESNNISSAMCVRYLFQNAYVLESDLILRNPKLIRKYEYCSNFLGIPVKVTDDWCISTDKNGVIKSEAIGGKDCYQMVGISYWDADDGSKLANDLNDVFTSPGGKERYWEQTALVYKKENYQVRIRECSFDDVVEIDTYNELKKIDKLYAL; encoded by the coding sequence ATGTTAACTCAAGATGAATTTTCTATATTACGATTTGTGTATGAAACCCCGTTATGCTCTCCCAAAGAGATAGCCGAGACAACACACCTGCCGTTTGACAGTATCGAAAAAACGCTTAACCTCATGTGCGAACGGGGTTATATTGCGGATGGAAGGATAACAGATACCGGTATGGCCGCATTGGAACCGTATCGTGTGAAAAGGGCTATCTTTCTTGCCGCCGGCTTTGGCTCCCGGCTTGTCCCTATTACGTTCAACACACCCAAGCCCCTGGTACGCGTTAATGGTATGCGGATGATCGATACTCTGCTTGATGCGGTTGTTGCCGCGGATATTCCTGAAATTATCGTAGTCCGTGGTTATCTGAGCGAGCAGTTTGACCAGCTCAGGTATAAATATCCGCGCATTCAGTTTATTGAAAATCCGGGATACAATGAAAGCAATAATATTTCATCCGCAATGTGTGTCCGTTACCTCTTTCAAAACGCATATGTACTGGAATCTGATCTGATTCTCAGGAATCCTAAGCTCATTCGGAAATATGAATATTGCTCTAATTTTTTAGGAATTCCGGTAAAGGTCACAGACGACTGGTGCATAAGTACGGACAAAAACGGGGTTATAAAATCTGAGGCCATCGGCGGCAAAGACTGTTATCAAATGGTAGGCATATCGTATTGGGACGCGGACGACGGCAGCAAGCTGGCTAACGACCTGAATGATGTCTTCACATCCCCCGGCGGGAAGGAGCGCTATTGGGAACAGACCGCGCTTGTCTATAAAAAAGAGAATTACCAGGTTCGTATCCGTGAGTGTTCATTCGACGATGTCGTCGAGATCGACACATATAACGAACTGAAAAAAATTGACAAATTATATGCGCTGTAA